TCTTTTGTTCTCATCACGTAATATTTTACGACACAGTTGCGGTGCTGAAATCTAGAGACACTAAAGAACTAAACTGGATTTTATATATTCTAATAATGATGCTTCATTGTGTGTCATATTGAAAACGTGGCCTGGGAAAGAAAACGGCTTTTCTATGGTTTAATGGCAGATGAAATGGTTTTATGGTTCCTTTGTCTATTTCACCTCAGTCaaataataatcttttttttttttacagtgaaaggattaaatagaaacaaacattacaaaaagcCTTTAATGAACTGATCTTCAATTCAACCTTAAAATGAACACAAGGCAAGAATATGGaagattttaaatatctaaataaaacaaaaccaaacaaatcaaagaaataaagtaaaatacaatacacattgtTATACGTATGTCCTTTTTATGTACTATGTGCATTTATTGTGTcatattaaatgaaaacacatgttaaacacacatttgtttacattttttaactgaatgaactgtttttcattgtgacatACTTTTTCCatgccacattaaaatcaaaccacaacacagaaaacaagctGAAGAGGTGTattgcatttcagtgttgtcCAGCAGAAGACAGCATAGACCTCtcaataataatgtttttcatttaattactgtttaaatgtatacataAAAAGGAACTATAATACTGTGTATTGTTTTTCACTTTACTTGTTTGttagatttcttttcatttaggcattttaaatcttccagAAAGTCACTGAGATAATATTTACACAATATTGGACACGCTGCCTCCACAGTGGGCAGCAGTGATACATCTGTGTCCTCAAATAATCTTCCATCTATCCACGATTCAGCCACATCAATCCCACgagaacataaaaaatatactgaATTGATCCGTCGTTTCatcataaatgtatttcttttttgggGTCTCTAATCAAAGTGGTTAAGCAGTTTTGGTcaggaaaaatgtcaaatggTGTAATCCTTTTTAGCAGTGCAATCCTCTCAGCATGATGACGTACTGTAGCCTGTCTGATGGATCAGTGACTGGCAGCAGCATCTCTTGAGTTCACTCTCTGTATCCTGAAACATAGGGGGCACTGATTATCGTAGGTTAGCTGAATAACATGCAGATATTGTTGGTTCAATCTGAAGCGATGGCAAGCCCTGCTAACTTGTACTGCAggcatttaaaggtccagtgtgtaacatttaggaggagctattggcagaaatggaatataatatttttaagtatgttttcattagtgtataattacttgaaaataagaattgttgtgttttcgttatcttagaataagctgttttcaTCTACATacggagcgggtccccttccacggaggtcgccatgttgcaccgccatgtttctaacggacaaaccaaacactggctctagatagggccttttgtgtttttcgcACGTTtcacagccaccgtagtttctcctacacgcttggaaggggatggtgaggcgagcagtattcaaatggttgcaaagtgtaatttcactgctagatgccactaaatccttcaATAGAAAAATACTCCTAATTGATTGGTGGAAGTCTTGTGCTTTGAATGAAAGCAAACACACTTCATCACTGTGATTAACTAATAATATGTTCAGTTAGCtttacatttaaaggaataatttgggATTTTGTGAAATAcccttattcgctttcttgctgagagttagatgaaaagatcaataccacacTCATGTctaaacaataaatatgaagctacagccagcagccggtcagctagcctggctctcccGAAATGTAACAAAAATCTGCCTTCTAGCACCTGTAAACATgctatttttacactttggtttttgtatggattaaacaaacatgttaattagtgagctttacaggttaCCTTtgccaggcttgctgttttccactgtttccagtctttatgctaaggtaAAGTGACTGTGCTGgaacttcatatttaccgtgTAGACATGAttgtggtatcaatcttctcatctaactcttgacaaggAAGCAAAAAGcgtatttctgaaaatgttgaactattgctttaagcaGACTATCTTTGCATATCTTAATGTAATTTACATTGTTTTCTGTGACACTCCTATTGCTGAATTGGataaatgttaattaatttttCTATTTCAAATACACGACACTATTACACTATTttgcaatccaatacaataaCCCTGCAATAAATACCATCACTGTAAGGCTCACAGTGTTCAAGTGAGGCTTCACCTCAAACTATGGCCTGAAATGCTCCCACAGTGATTTCTCTGACACAGATCCAACATATTATGGCTTTAAAAGGCATTTTATTGCAGGCAGGATTTCATTATTGTTCAAGGCTTGTAAAATGTAATCCTGTATGCACTACTGTTTAACTATAAGATTTGAACTCTGAAGTGTTCCTGCTGTGCTGACTGGTGACCAACAGATGGCGACACAGACTGCGTGTCTACTAGTTCCGTGGCTAATCACAGTTGATTATTTGCACCTTTTCATTAGTGTGAATTACCATTTACTCAgtaccagtggtggaataagtattcagatcctttacttccactacaagtaaaattcctgcattcaaaacctaacttaagtaaaagtatgtaagtagtATCAGCAAAAACTTGACCCGGACCCTGTCAGATtattatatgatgtttttggattaatattactggcgcattaatgtgtatgttgcattttactgctgtagatgtttaaggttgagctatttttaactactttatatactgttggctATTtacaacaatgcatcatattctataagatcaccATATGTTTGTACCATTGCTGTGCTGTGAGAACCATGtttctctaaaaagtcaacttttcatgagctcagaaaaactgccctgtttttagttttgtgatgatgcattttcaaaataatccAAGAGGGGTTTAAATTCAattggacaggaagggtataaaaaaaattgtaatctgaaaagtaactacagctgtcagataaatgtagtggagtaaaaagtaggctacaatatttgtctctgagatgtagtggagtagaagtataaagtagcataaaatggaaatactcaagtaatgtacaagtacctcaaatatGTACTTAAGTAGAGTTGTACACCACTGCTCAATATTGTGCTTAGTCCTAGTGTAGGTATATAGCACTATGTCAGTTCCTTGTGTCCTTGTGTTCTTGTCAAACTATTTTCAAGGATttagtctgggttttttttctgtcttgtttgaCTTCTGTGTCCTGTGAGTTTCTGCCTTGAGGTTTTTACTGTTCTGCCCTCATGACAGAGCACTAGAATTTAAATGTGGAAGGATTGTTGGGATTCACAGCTATCATACAGGGGCAGTTACCCCCGATATTGTGAGAAAAATTCCTGAGAGATCTTTTACTCTCTGTTTCATGACAATCCACAAAAACCTGGCAGTGATGAAAAAATGATATAATTTCATCACGAGAGGGGAATAATATAGATACCTATAATAAAACCAGTTGTCATTTTCATGAACCACATTAGATGCCCAAAACACTGTCGGTGGATTATCAGATACTataaaaaacatgttgctgGTGATGACAGACCAAAAATGGATGAACCAGATTAATATTTTCTATAGCtacatccaaatcattttgGTCTTCACATCCTCTCAGCTGTAAATTGGACCGGCAGTGATGCTTAACAACCTCAGTCCTGATGTAAGCACAAAAGAAGCATCGCCACACACTTGTTATGCAATTGGCAAGTCGGTTATCTGAACTGAAACCAATGCAAGTGGAAtcattagtttaaaaaaaaacataatccaaCATTAGACATGCAACAGTCAGTCATAGAGTGACAACTCAAAATATGagattgttcatttaaaaatatttagtcaCAGCATATGGTATCACTTTTAAAATATGGAGGGCAAATGGCAAAACaatgagacaaaaagacaacaaaggatttatttgtcatttaattgaaatcattttaaagtttattgATTTTATAGGTAACAAAAAAGGTCTACAAGTCTACATTAATTGGAAATGTGCCAGAAAGTGCCAAATACGGAtttcagaaatatttaaaaacatctttcCTAATGACTGGCTTACAGCCTTATGTAACCTTCACACAACGCAAGTAATCATAGTCATATTTTTGTGCACTGTTGTTGGCACAGCATCAGTAAACTTGCATCTCCTCAGTGGGTGGCTGCAGGGAGGAGTGGGGACCCCTGCTGCACGCTGAACGAAGTAGTGCCAAATCGCTGTGGGCAACCTGGGAAGAAGCCAGTGTATGTGAATTATTAGATGGCCCTCCATTCAGCCAGAGACATGAAATACTCTCCAGATgagtcctcctcctctgtaGAGATCAAATTATAGAACCATGGTTTCCACAGCAACAGGGCACCATGTCTACTATAGCAAGCAGCACTCGTGTCTGaaggtgtttttctttctctctgttccttGCGTTTTTCTTGTTTCACTCAGTCGCAAACCACTGCTGTGAAGTCCTGCACATCCTACAATGGAAAGTTTTGATCCATTtgtaccactctcatgtctgttcaTTCAGTATGAAGCTAGAACCagaagacagttagcttagcataaaagcAGCTAGCCCAATAGCTAGAAatagctagcttggctctgaccaaagttaaaaaaaaatctgcctactaaCACTTCTAAAGCACGTTATATATTGTTTATTgcaaaaacagaagtgtaaaaatgaattgtgtttttttatctcttctCCAGCCAACTAGCTGCGCAAGTAACAAAGgaccaaatgaaaaaaacaactacaggCAACACTATAGCTGACTAACTGGAacaattttctttatttcaccAGAAGATTCTAGTTAGTCAGCTAATATTGCTgagttgtttttgtaatttgcttcatatttaatggacagacacgacagtggtatcgatcttttaATCCAATTCCTGGCAAGAAAATGgcgtatttcacaaaatgttcaaCTATTGCTTTACAAAGAGTTAAAGGCAGCTGAATTGTGTTTTGAGAAAAAGGCAAATAACCCCACAACTAATAATACTAATGTCCATTCGATCAAGTGGTTGCACTGACAAAACATGCAAGATAGTTCAGACATTCCAAGTTGTTTATAATTTAGTACTGTGTTAGTCATCATAGTGATTGGACttgttgaaaacaaattaatacaGTGCATATGTTGTATGTATCAGTTTATATTTGCTTCAGAGACTAGCATTTAGATTTTCTGCATATTTCATCTATTAGCCAGAAGACActgaaacatatttcatttttatctcatAGAGAACAGCCAAAGAGTctcttcagcatctcagcagatgGTGCATCTGGAGAGAGAGATCGGCTTGATTGGGAGCCTGAAGAGAGAGTTCCTTTTCCTCAAAACAGTGTCCATTGCTTGTATGTCAGTTTATAATGCACTGAGCTGTAACAGCCTGTAACCACTTTatgtcaaatacatgtagtgcTCTCCTTGCCAGGCTGGCTCTAAAGTCCACAGTGTAAGAGGTTTGAAAAGGTTTTCCAGCACCAGACAAAAAGATGGCAATGGCTTCAGAGAACATGACGTGCACAGATAGGTGGGTCAAAAAAACAGCACTCAGTGGAGGTTATTTTCCAAATATCACCTGTTATTGCAGAGCTGATCCAAAACAGATCCTCAGTCATCCAAATATAAAAGTTTTCATAATGGGACATCTGGCTCAAAATGAGTCAGCCTTGTAATTAGGCTACATCAATTGGCCAAGACATAATGTCAGTCCGAATAATGTGaataatattcaaatgtgcAGTTTCTTGGCTGACTGTTGGCATATACACAGAGTTTTAGTCAAATTGGTTAAGACATTGTAAAGACATTTTGGTTTAGGACAGACCAAAAACAATACTcctgtttgcatgctaacacagGGGCGAGCGTAatgaaaatcagattttcagtgGCCTTCCCGGTGGCTGAATGGTTAAGATGCCAACCATATAACCGCAACGTCCCCATTTTGATTCCTGCCAGGGTTCTTTGTTGCATGCCATATCCATTTTCAAATAATGATAGCAACTAGCCTGGGAACTAGacaaatctgtgtgttttatttgctcAGACAGATGCGTCTAgcccccctcccattcagacagatttccacatGTCCTGGATCTGGTTGGGCCAGTCACAaccgtttatctaatatggggcaggtttgatacgatgactgTACAGATGAGCGTGACCTTATTGGctgttgatgttgatgttgtaaACCAGAAACATCTGTGGAAAAGCTGAAGAGGGTGTGAGAGGAACTCTTGATTGCATCACCTTGATAAACTGTGAAGAAGCTACAGCTTATCCAACTGAGATTCTCATTTATGGTCTAGCTGACACAGACCTTATTACTCCCTTGGACCCTCTCAATTAGCCCACATCATGCGATGCGCTGTATGGAGAGAATGAGATCCGATCTGGTCAACAGCCTGGAAGAGTAATGCAGGAAGGTGTTGAAGACATCAGATCCTGGAAACCAAGTGGCAATCCAACTGGAAAGAGCTATAAAGGACTTGTCACAGCAAAGAAGACTCATCTGGCAACTTAATTAGAAGGCAAGCCAGACTGTTCTGCCATGAATGAGCTACCTCCAAACCAAAAAAGCCTTGTATCAgctgttattaatattaaagcACCATGCTTAGATCCAACCCTTTCTATTGTCCTGGCTTAAAGATAGAAACTGTGGTTTTTGTATTTTGGGGCATTGTCTAGGCAGGGGACCCATAACAGGAAACTCAATTTGAGCACTGGAGTGGATGCGCATGACTGCCAGCTTCATCATTTGTTTATATGTTCCTGGAGCTTTAAGTTTTAGGAATTGGCTTGTTTGATTTGAATTTCAGGAGCTGGCAAGCCTGCACTGCCTTTCATCTGACCTGGTCATTCTAGATTTAGTTAAAATGCACATGagagaagtttgccttcagggctttctgGAATAAaggctttctgcctttcttttttcctaaatCTAACCAAGTAGTAAGGCTTTCTTGCAGAAAGGATTTCTGACAGAAAGACCTGAGGGCTTGTCCCATGTGTGTTAAAATGGCCCATTTCTTACTCTGCCCTGCCAATAACATTAAGGTAGGGACAAGCCATCGTTTACTACCTGATAACCAATTTTATATCAGAGATTAGATCAATGTGTGTAGATGTGCAAGAAACAGCTTCagtgtttctttcctttttcatttcatatttggAGTCAGGTCAAAGCACCTTGCTTGGAGATACTAATAAGATGGGACCTTGTTATGTTCCAGGCTCCTTTGATAGTCAAGGATGAGTAATGACACCAACCCAGGGTAACCCACATTGTTTGCCTCCTCCCAGGTTATACATGATTCTATGTGACgtggaacatactgtataaaactGAGCGAatgcccagtaatcaggcctattgttttctggctgcacctccctcatcactgttaagtacctgattagcatatgattggcttgaccatggtgttaatacatgGTGTTTAaagagttatttttttttaaaacccctctttaaacagaaatggtggtcagtgatgagggaggtgcagccagaaaataataggcctgattactgggccatcatggaaacaaaagaaggtccgtttcaggtgaaactaggcagggtaaacagcagactcttccctgagggcagggcttaagcaacacagagtagctaaaatttctgagttctcagaccattttcacaattgagaatgacttccggatgggagccgaaacgtcttgattctgaaaacagtgtccagatgactacgactgaaaccttttctacgatggaacactcctggacgaatgagggactacaccgtctattCTTTCTGTTATACACTCTGCTGACTTTGGAGAatatgtgataaaaaaaaaaaatctacgtggtctttgcattgtgcaaaagaacctaacacggcagcggcggatggacggccaccattgagtctggttctgtccaaggtttctgcctcttaaaggaagtttttccttgccactgtcgccaaatgcttgctcatggtgggatttgttgggtctctgtaattaatattataaagaatacggtctgctctataggaaaagcacaaagagataacttcagttatgaattggcgctatataaataaaattgaattgaattgaatattttatctTAATAAGCCATGCATAAATGGcagctataattgatattttttataacaatgtatcagatgacaatgtgaaaacaatgtgataaTATGAAAGAGTTGCTCATAGTTaggaacctacagagaattataattattcattttgattTGATAACTCCATAGacatagataaaaacacaattttatcaAATGAGGATTCATgccttttttttcctgttatcaTACTGTCATAAATCCCCTTCATCAACACTTGAGATAACACCAGACTGTTGACACACTGTCATGGTTTGTGGGAGTGACCACCTTGTGCCTAAGCAATATGTGCATATTGAGCTGAGAGGCTTCTACGATGTTGCTTCCTATCATGGTACCATCTATGGTGCGAGAGGATATGAGCCTTCAAAAGAAACACTGGATGGTGACACTACAAGAAGTTTTCTACCCTTCTCTAGCAGCTGTGGGTATCCCCTGTAAGTACAGTAAGAGTTAGAGCTATTGGCTGATCTCATACCAAaatactttactgttttgtggCATTTAGAATTTATGCGGTTAATTTAATGGATACGTGGTGATAGTATTAGTTCTTAAGGAGATGCCTTTGTTGACACAAATCTTTTCCTCAGCCAACATCATCACCTTTCTGATCATCTGGAGGAGGAACTGCATGCTTTCCAGGTCTAGCACCTTCTACCTGATGGCCATTTCTGTGGCTGACAACCTTGTTCTGATCTTCATTGTGGTTCTTGAGCTTTCTGTTAAGTACCACCAGCAAGAGCCATTTTGGAGTTACGAGCCATGGTGCAGCCTGAGGGACATTTTTAACTATGGAGCGTATAACGCCTCCACATGGCTGGTGgttgtgtttacagtggaaCGTTTTGTTGCCATCCACACCTGGAAAATGAAAACGAAAATCTGCACTCCGAGATGTGCAGCATGGACTATAACGACTGTTTTCCTCTTCAGTCATCTTTTTGCCATTCCTTACTACTGGTCTAATGCCTCAGTCTACAAGAATAACCAGACCAGATGTATTTATAAACCAGAGGCCCCGTCTCATTTCATTCACGCCCTGGTTTGGTTTCAAACGCTGGAAACCTACATATTCCCCTTCCTCGTCATCCTCACTCTTAACGGGCTGACCCTGCGCCTAATCTCTCTCAGCAATCGGGTTCATATCACTTCTGATTTGACTTCGAGGGTCAACAAAGTCATGCCCCTGCTGCGCTCCAGGAAGAGAAAATCTGTGGTGCTTCTGGTGACTGTGTCCATGAGTTTCgtgctgctgtctgtcaccCGTGCTATAACTCAGATCATCCTTCGCACGACTCCCATGTACACTTTGGATCGTAACGATTATAACCTCGGGATAAATATAGCAGCAGACACTGGCACCATACTAAGCCTGAGCAACGCAGCTGCTAACATGTACCTGTATGTATGCACCCAGTACAAGTTTCGCCAGGAGTTCTTTGCCTGTGTCAGACAGGTGTCCTTCTACTGCAAAACTAAACTCTAGACAGAAAAACCCCTCAGTTTCTTTAATAAACACAATTACTGACACATTGTCCTTGAGGATGTTGGTACAGGTGTACTTTCCTGTTGTCTGGGAACAGAGGAAATGATCTCACGGCAGTCATAACTGGTTAAtgagtttgtttttctcagcaGAAAACAAGGCCTTTAATTGAACTGAAACTccataaaacaatttaattttctttattagTGTTTTACTCATTCTGTCCCTCTAGGGAGATGGATTTCCTCCATGTTAATGATCCTGACATACATCTCCACTGTTTGACATGGTAGTTTAAATTTCAGAATCAATTTCCTGCAATTGGTTTCCAGACccagagcaaacaaacaggaaggCCTGACTTTACAGCCATTGTCACTCTTGGCAAGGCAGTTTGTAATATTCTGTGCAAAGTAATGTGCAAAGTTTGCTGTATCATGACAAATCAATCAATTCTAGctagatttttttgtgtggataCAAACAACACATAACATTGAGTTTTTATTACTAATGTGTACAAAGCaatgatattttaatatttaatcatttgATACTATTTCATTTTGGAGCATATATTGACGATATATTGCAtatctttttctcctccttttcttttttatttactaCAAGTCTGCAATAAAGGagtcattattattttcttcaatTTTTGTTTAGTTTCCCAAACTAAAGTCATTACTCTCCGGTtgttaaaactgtatttttcaaaacagttttttgcaAAACTGTATTTTCCATTCATAATTTCATgattttttcacaaaatcaaaaacCACATATACCATTTTTCCAAATACAGCACTATGGCACATGATCTAAAAATCCACAACCAAGAATTTGTGCCAATCAATACTTATAATAATACTTGTGCTGAAACACTTTTATCTAAGATGTGAGTTTATTTGTCTtcagcacatacacatacagcatTGAAATAAGTACTTTTAGAGGTTAATACAATAAAACGTAACAAGAATGTATTGTATTTCCAAAAAAGTTACGGATGTGTTGTGAGAAACAAcaagagcaggagagtgagttTGGTTCCCAGAGCCTCTCCACGATGCACCCCAGCTATTCAATATTTGTGTTTCGTTCCACAATCAACATCCCTCATTCAAGTTACTGATTAATTGAACCAAGTGTGCTAGTAGTAGCATATAACAAAGACGTAGTTGCCTTCTGTGgtaacaggcctttttcacagcagacattttgacttgtcataacaggaaaaccacaggtgttactaataaatCATTAACGAAAACtctaagtgtcccagtaagtcatgacagtgtgacagtgagccagcatgaacaataccatTGGTTGATTACGTTTAAACAGATTGGCGCAAATTCCAGCTTTTACCACTTACACATCTTAAAAAACACTACAATCATGATAAAGACTTATGAAAGCAAGTTTTCAGATCACACTAGATTGGTCACCACAGAGACTTGACCTCAACATAATTGAGGTTGTATAATTGCACACAGCCTCAATTAAAGTTGAGTCTATTACTATAaaagaaaactgacaaaaacaaccaaaattaaattaagaatTATGTCAAATCCTGTGAGCAGCTTGAAAGAATTTACCGCAGGCGAAATATAAAATTTCCTTTGGTGTGGTGACTTCCCCAATGCGAAATACTGCAGTTTTTAATCCTAAGAAACACCGCACAAAATATTGGCTTGTTTAAAGCAAGTTTTGGTTACTTTTTATTGTACCcatgtttctttgtgtttactCCAGTGTTTTGCACAAATAAGGTATCCCACTACTTCACAACAGTGACTAACATGACCTGGAAGTGGCTGGTTTAAGAACGGCAGGGTTGTGGatcccttgagcaaggcccctATTTCCCAATGTTTCCAGGTACAATTGTGGAAATACAGGTTAAGAATTGCTGTATGGAGGCGCTCAACAGGCCTAGTAATTAAGGCACCAGCCATGAACTGCAACGTCCCCAGTTTGCATCCAGCTTTGGTCAttccctgtgtctctctcccctaATTTCCTGTAATCTCCCAACTGTCAGCTGTCTAAAATGGCATTAAatatccccccaaaaaaaccccaaaaacattttttgtatttaaaactaTGCTTTTATTCAAATTTGTGAAGAACGTGTCTATATAGAAACCATTTCATCCACAAACTATaacattcaataaaaatgttaaaagctGAATACAGTCACATCAACAGCTGATTAATTCTTAAGAAAGCACCATGTGACTTTTATATAAATTTGggttgttaaaaatgtgttaacaaaaaatgtagaaattgttttaaaaacatcaacCAGAAATTGGAGAACTTATGTCAAATCCTTTGAGAAACATTGTAACCTAATGTAATGaaacttgtttatttatattgaaaCCATCCTCTCAAATGCTTTTACTgctgaaaatataaaacttttttgGACACAGCATTAAACTGGGTATAAGACTGACATCAGTGTTTGATCAGTTTCACTTTAATCTGATGGTTTTGAATGTCTAAACCTGAGAGAAGAGTTTTCTCCAAAAGTCTCTTCACCATCTGAAACTAATTACCTTGCGGTGAAACAATGCTGTTCTGGTTTAAATGATCCCATCAGTAACTTTACTCTCTGGGAGCCAAATCAGAACAAAGACTAATGGCTTCATTCATCAATCTTCAGAAGA
This sequence is a window from Siniperca chuatsi isolate FFG_IHB_CAS linkage group LG10, ASM2008510v1, whole genome shotgun sequence. Protein-coding genes within it:
- the LOC122883346 gene encoding probable G-protein coupled receptor 139, giving the protein MLLPIMVPSMVREDMSLQKKHWMVTLQEVFYPSLAAVGIPSNIITFLIIWRRNCMLSRSSTFYLMAISVADNLVLIFIVVLELSVKYHQQEPFWSYEPWCSLRDIFNYGAYNASTWLVVVFTVERFVAIHTWKMKTKICTPRCAAWTITTVFLFSHLFAIPYYWSNASVYKNNQTRCIYKPEAPSHFIHALVWFQTLETYIFPFLVILTLNGLTLRLISLSNRVHITSDLTSRVNKVMPLLRSRKRKSVVLLVTVSMSFVLLSVTRAITQIILRTTPMYTLDRNDYNLGINIAADTGTILSLSNAAANMYLYVCTQYKFRQEFFACVRQVSFYCKTKL